From one Triticum aestivum cultivar Chinese Spring chromosome 4B, IWGSC CS RefSeq v2.1, whole genome shotgun sequence genomic stretch:
- the LOC123090539 gene encoding GDSL esterase/lipase EXL3 produces the protein MRELRLQQLAAVVAVLALVAAVRPAVCREQQNNGTLEVAGEETRSARATAVIVFGDSIVDPGNNNNLHTQIKANHAPYGKDFDGHLATGRFSNGLVPSDLLAQKLHVKKLVAPWLNVDHTPEDLLTGVSFASGATGYDPLTPKIVSVITLEQQLEYFDEYRNKLVAIAGEEEAERIIDGAFFFVCAGSDDIANTYFTTPFRSVQYDIPSYVDLLLVGVDKFLRSVSARGAKRIGFVGLPPIGCVPSQRTVGGGFHRRCEPKRNYAAQLYNSRVQELIDGMKEELNTRIVYLGIYDIIQELAEDGERWGFTETTHGCCGTGLIEVTNLCDSRFMAVCDDVSKHVFFDSFHPTQRAYKIIVDNMWDTYGHLL, from the exons ATGAGGGAGTTGCGGCTGCAGCAGCTCGCCGCCGTCGTGGCGGTACTGGCGTTAGTGGCGGCGGTGCGTCCGGCTGTGTGCCGGGAGCAGCAGAACAACGGTACGTTGGAGGTGGCAGGGGAGGAGACGCGGAGTGCGAGGGCGACGGCGGTGATCGTGTTCGGCGACTCCATCGTGGACCCGGGGAACAACAACAACCTGCACACCCAGATCAAGGCCAACCACGCGCCCTACGGCAAGGACTTCGACGGCCACCTCGCCACCGGCCGCTTCTCCAACGGCCTCGTGCCCTCCGACCTCCTCG CCCAGAAacttcacgtgaagaagctggttGCTCCGTGGCTCAACGTCGACCACACTCCGGAGGACCTCCTCACCGGAGTCAGCTTCGCCTCCGGCGCCACCGGATATGACCCACTCACTCCAAAAATCGTG AGTGTGATCACGCTGGAGCAGCAGCTGGAGTACTTCGATGAGTACCGCAACAAACTAGtggccatcgccggcgaggaggaggccgagagGATCATCGATGGCGCCTTCTTTTTCGTGTGTGCCGGCTCGGATGACATCGCTAACACCTACTTCACCACACCGTTTCGGAGCGTGCAGTACGACATCCCGTCCTACGTGGACCTCCTCCTCGTTGGTGTGGACAAGTTCCTCCGAAGCGTGAGTGCACGCGGCGCCAAGAGGATCGGCTTCGTAGGCCTCCCGCCCATCGGATGTGTGCCGTCGCAACGGACGGTCGGCGGCGGGTTCCATCGTCGTTGTGAACCCAAGCGCAACTACGCAGCGCAGCTCTACAACTCAAGGGTCCAGGAGCTCATCGACGGGATGAAAGAGGAGCTCAACACCCGCATTGTCTACCTAGGGATCTACGACATCATCCAAGAGCTCGCCGAGGATGGGGAGCGTTGGGGCTTCACGGAGACGACCCACGGGTGCTGTGGGACCGGGCTCATCGAGGTGACGAATCTCTGCGACTCGAGGTTCATGGCGGTGTGCGACGACGTATCCAAGCATGTCTTCTTCGATAGCTTCCATCCCACGCAAAGGGCGTACAAGATCATTGTCGACAACATGTGGGACACCTATGGCCATCTCCTGTAA